One genomic window of Arachis hypogaea cultivar Tifrunner chromosome 8, arahy.Tifrunner.gnm2.J5K5, whole genome shotgun sequence includes the following:
- the LOC112706189 gene encoding protein EXORDIUM-like 2, giving the protein MRRGCGLNLNLLLLLLLWYNPNTLEATATATPFSQMLALVQQEPVVLKYHKGPLLKGNLTLNLLWYGNFTLTQRSIILNFIQSLTVSSTHRGRTQSPSVASWWQTTATYTGRPCTLTVGNQILDHTYSLGKSLKASQLIALASTKTEITAHGYNRIHVVLTAADVAVEDFCMNQCGTHGSLRAGKKRVVYSWVGNPESQCPGECAWPFHQPLYGPQTPPLVPPNGDVGMDGMVISLATVLAGAVTNPYGNGYYQGTAMAPLEAVSACTGMFGKGAYPGYAGEVPVDKRTGTSYNAVGMRGRRFLLPAMWDPLTSSCKTLV; this is encoded by the coding sequence ATGCGTCGTGGTTGTGGTTTAAATTtaaacctcctcctcctcctcctcctatggTACAACCCAAACACTTTGGAAGCCACGGCCACAGCCACGCCTTTCAGCCAAATGCTAGCATTGGTTCAACAAGAACCCGTGGTTCTCAAGTACCACAAGGGTCCCCTCTTAAAGGGTAACCTCACTCTCAACCTCCTTTGGTACGGTAACTTCACCCTCACACAACGCTCTATTATTCTCAACTTCATTCAATCCCTAACCGTCTCCTCCACCCATCGCGGCCGCACTCAATCACCCTCCGTTGCCTCATGGTGGCAAACCACTGCTACCTACACAGGACGCCCATGCACCCTCACCGTAGGGAATCAAATCCTCGATCACACTTACTCCCTCGGCAAATCCCTCAAAGCCAGCCAGCTCATAGCCCTTGCTTCAACGAAAACAGAAATAACCGCTCACGGTTATAACAGAATCCACGTGGTCCTAACTGCTGCTGACGTGGCAGTTGAGGATTTCTGCATGAACCAGTGCGGGACTCATGGATCCTTACGCGCCGGGAAAAAGCGCGTGGTTTACTCTTGGGTGGGCAACCCGGAGAGTCAATGTCCAGGGGAGTGCGCGTGGCCATTTCACCAGCCTCTATACGGACCTCAGACTCCGCCGCTGGTTCCGCCGAACGGGGATGTAGGAATGGACGGAATGGTGATAAGCCTCGCGACGGTGTTGGCTGGGGCGGTGACAAATCCGTACGGAAATGGTTACTACCAAGGAACGGCGATGGCGCCGCTGGAGGCGGTGTCAGCGTGTACAGGAATGTTCGGGAAGGGAGCCTATCCTGGTTACGCCGGTGAAGTTCCGGTAGACAAAAGGACGGGGACTAGCTATAACGCCGTTGGGATGCGGGGGCGGAGGTTTTTGTTGCCGGCGATGTGGGACCCTCTTACTTCCAGCTGCAAGACGCTCGTGTGA